In one Brevibacterium sp. CBA3109 genomic region, the following are encoded:
- a CDS encoding replication-associated recombination protein A gives MTNGPDLFSSDGPDQGSPGPGVGGSSASSGRALDPLAVRMRPRTIAEVVGQDHLTFPGSPLVQLVEASGGDRAGASSVILWGPPGVGKTTLAHVISHAPGRTFVEMSAITAGVKDVRQVIENARRERDMYQRTTVLFLDEIHRFSKAQQDALLPAVENRLVVLVAATTENPSFSVISPLLSRSLLLTLRPLDDAAIADLLDRAVTSERGLAGEFELEPAAKDFIVRIAGADARRSLTILEAAAGIAAAQADFVEAGAVDPSDADADADAEDEVEAEDSETRAILITEAACAEASSETVLRYDKNGDQHYDVVSAFIKSIRGSDVDAALHYLARMIVAGEDPRFIARRVVISAAEDIGMADPQALPIAVAASTAVQNIGMPEGRIPLAEAVTYLAMAPKSNASYRALDAAIADVKNGFSGQVPTHLRDAHYPGAKELGHGESYKYSHDYSHGVAAQEYLPETLRGKRYYVPTGNGMERSLGERLEMLQKLLRP, from the coding sequence ATGACCAACGGTCCTGACCTCTTCTCCTCCGATGGCCCGGACCAGGGATCTCCTGGTCCGGGCGTCGGGGGTTCTTCTGCCAGCTCGGGTCGAGCTCTCGACCCGCTGGCGGTGCGGATGCGTCCGCGCACCATCGCCGAGGTGGTCGGCCAAGACCACCTGACATTCCCCGGCTCACCCCTCGTCCAACTCGTCGAAGCCAGCGGGGGAGACCGGGCAGGAGCCTCCTCGGTGATCCTGTGGGGCCCACCCGGAGTCGGCAAGACAACCCTCGCTCACGTCATCTCCCACGCACCGGGCCGCACCTTCGTGGAGATGTCCGCCATCACCGCCGGCGTCAAGGACGTGCGGCAGGTGATCGAGAACGCCAGGCGCGAGCGTGACATGTATCAGCGCACAACCGTGCTGTTCCTCGACGAGATCCACCGGTTCTCGAAGGCGCAGCAGGACGCTCTGCTGCCGGCGGTGGAGAACCGCCTCGTCGTGCTCGTCGCCGCGACGACCGAGAACCCGTCGTTCTCCGTCATCTCCCCACTCCTGTCCCGCTCGCTGCTGCTCACGCTGCGTCCACTCGACGACGCCGCCATCGCCGATCTCCTCGACCGGGCGGTCACCAGCGAACGAGGCTTGGCAGGGGAATTCGAACTTGAGCCGGCTGCGAAGGACTTCATCGTCCGCATCGCCGGTGCCGACGCCAGACGCTCCCTGACGATCCTCGAAGCTGCCGCCGGCATCGCTGCCGCGCAGGCAGATTTCGTCGAGGCAGGTGCTGTCGACCCGTCTGATGCTGATGCCGATGCCGATGCTGAGGACGAGGTCGAAGCCGAGGACTCCGAGACTCGCGCGATCCTCATCACCGAGGCCGCCTGTGCCGAGGCCAGTTCAGAAACAGTGCTGCGCTACGACAAGAACGGCGACCAGCACTACGACGTCGTCTCCGCATTCATCAAGTCGATTCGCGGCTCGGACGTCGACGCCGCGCTGCACTACTTGGCCAGGATGATCGTCGCCGGCGAGGATCCCCGCTTCATCGCCCGGCGCGTTGTCATATCGGCTGCCGAGGACATCGGAATGGCCGATCCGCAGGCTCTGCCGATCGCGGTGGCGGCATCAACGGCGGTGCAGAACATCGGCATGCCGGAAGGTCGCATTCCCCTCGCCGAGGCGGTCACCTATCTGGCCATGGCACCGAAGTCGAACGCGAGCTACCGGGCTCTCGACGCCGCGATCGCCGACGTCAAGAACGGGTTCTCCGGACAGGTGCCCACGCACCTGCGCGACGCTCACTATCCCGGTGCCAAAGAGCTCGGTCACGGCGAGAGCTATAAATACTCGCACGACTATTCTCACGGGGTCGCCGCCCAGGAATACCTGCCCGAGACGCTGCGAGGGAAGCGCTACTACGTACCGACAGGCAACGGCATGGAGCGTTCCTTGGGGGAGCGACTCGAGATGCTGCAGAAACTTCTGCGACCCTGA
- the aspS gene encoding aspartate--tRNA ligase — translation MLRSHETGSLRASHAGQTVTLSGWVDRRRDHGGVAFIDLRDASGIVQVVVREDDAHALRNESVVKVTGTVSLRPEGNTNANLPTGDVEVIDTNVEILSLAEALPFQVSDHAEDAGTVGEETRLRYRYLDLRRSGPAATMRLRSAANKAARTVLDEQEFLEIETPTLTRSTPEGARDFLVPARLQPGSWYALPQSPQLFKQLLQVAGMERYYQLARCYRDEDFRADRQPEFTQLDIEASFVEQEDIIALAEKILVALWKLIGHEITTPIPHITYAEAMEKYGSDKPDLRFELELHNLTEFFANTPFRVFQSDYVGSVVYPGGGTLPRRQLDGWQDWAKQRGAKGLAYVLVAEDGTLTGPVAKNISDEEKAGLVEAAGANPGDAIFFAAGDPASSRSLLGAARNEIAERTGLIKEGDWAFVWVVDAPLFESAAAAQAAGDVAVGEGSWTAVHHAFTAPKPEFLDTLESDPGAALAYAYDIVCNGNEIGGGSIRIHRKDVQERVFKIMGISEEDAQEKFGFLLEAFKFGAPPHGGIAFGWDRIVSLLAGVDSIREVIAFPKTGAGYDPLTQAPAAITDAQRAEAGVDFEPEDENAEA, via the coding sequence GTGCTGCGAAGCCATGAAACCGGAAGCCTGCGAGCCTCACACGCAGGACAGACCGTCACCCTCTCCGGGTGGGTCGACCGCCGTCGCGATCACGGAGGTGTCGCCTTCATCGATCTGCGTGACGCATCGGGGATCGTCCAGGTCGTCGTCCGTGAGGACGATGCGCACGCACTGCGCAACGAATCCGTCGTCAAGGTCACCGGTACCGTGTCCCTGCGCCCCGAGGGCAACACCAACGCCAACCTGCCCACCGGTGACGTCGAGGTCATCGACACGAACGTCGAGATCCTCAGCCTCGCCGAGGCGCTGCCTTTCCAGGTCTCCGACCACGCCGAAGACGCCGGCACCGTCGGCGAAGAGACTCGCCTGCGCTACCGCTACCTCGACCTTCGCCGGTCCGGCCCCGCCGCCACGATGCGTCTGCGCTCGGCCGCGAACAAGGCCGCCCGTACGGTCCTCGACGAGCAGGAGTTCCTGGAGATCGAGACCCCGACCCTGACCCGGTCCACTCCTGAGGGCGCGCGCGACTTCCTGGTTCCCGCACGCCTGCAGCCCGGCTCCTGGTACGCCCTGCCGCAGTCACCGCAGCTGTTCAAGCAGCTCCTGCAGGTGGCGGGCATGGAACGCTACTACCAGCTGGCTCGCTGCTACCGTGACGAGGACTTCCGTGCCGATAGGCAGCCCGAATTCACCCAGCTCGACATCGAAGCCTCCTTCGTCGAGCAGGAGGACATCATCGCCCTGGCGGAGAAGATCCTCGTTGCTCTGTGGAAGCTCATCGGTCACGAGATCACAACCCCGATCCCGCACATCACCTACGCCGAGGCGATGGAGAAGTACGGCAGCGACAAGCCCGATCTGCGTTTCGAGCTCGAGCTGCACAACCTCACCGAATTCTTCGCGAACACCCCGTTCCGGGTCTTCCAGTCCGACTACGTCGGCTCCGTCGTCTACCCCGGCGGAGGCACCCTGCCCCGCCGTCAGCTCGACGGCTGGCAGGACTGGGCAAAGCAGCGCGGTGCGAAGGGCCTGGCCTACGTTCTCGTGGCCGAAGACGGAACCCTGACCGGTCCTGTGGCCAAGAACATCTCCGATGAGGAGAAGGCCGGCCTCGTCGAAGCCGCCGGAGCCAACCCTGGTGACGCGATCTTCTTCGCAGCCGGTGACCCTGCGAGCTCGCGTTCACTCCTCGGGGCGGCACGCAATGAGATCGCCGAACGCACCGGACTCATCAAGGAAGGTGACTGGGCCTTCGTGTGGGTCGTCGACGCACCGCTCTTCGAATCCGCAGCCGCGGCACAGGCAGCAGGCGACGTCGCCGTCGGCGAGGGATCGTGGACCGCAGTCCACCACGCCTTCACCGCGCCGAAACCCGAATTCCTCGACACTCTGGAATCCGATCCCGGCGCTGCCTTGGCCTACGCCTATGACATCGTCTGCAACGGCAACGAGATCGGTGGCGGTTCGATCCGCATCCACCGCAAGGACGTCCAGGAACGCGTGTTCAAGATTATGGGCATCTCCGAGGAGGACGCACAGGAGAAGTTCGGTTTCCTCCTCGAGGCCTTCAAATTCGGCGCACCCCCACACGGAGGCATCGCCTTCGGCTGGGACCGTATCGTGTCCCTGCTGGCCGGGGTCGACTCGATCCGCGAAGTCATCGCCTTCCCGAAGACCGGTGCCGGATATGATCCACTCACCCAGGCGCCCGCAGCGATCACCGACGCACAGCGTGCCGAGGCCGGCGTGGACTTCGAACCGGAAGACGAAAACGCCGAGGCCTGA
- a CDS encoding ArsR/SmtB family transcription factor has protein sequence MSTGGTGTEDLDSDVETNPTSAQVEVAAETFRMLASGTRLRLVWTLVNQELDVSSLAEAIGAAVPTVSQHLAKMRLAGLISSRRDGRRIFYTVDDPHVVSMVREIFDHIAPDGSLAPDPPPSDS, from the coding sequence ATGAGCACTGGTGGTACAGGCACGGAGGATCTCGACTCCGACGTGGAAACTAACCCCACCTCGGCGCAGGTCGAGGTGGCGGCGGAGACGTTTCGCATGCTCGCGTCCGGGACGCGTCTGCGTCTGGTCTGGACGCTGGTCAACCAGGAACTCGATGTCTCTTCCCTCGCCGAGGCGATCGGTGCGGCCGTACCCACCGTGAGTCAGCATCTGGCGAAGATGAGATTGGCGGGCCTGATCTCGTCTCGCCGGGACGGGCGTCGAATCTTCTACACCGTCGACGACCCGCACGTGGTCTCAATGGTGCGTGAGATCTTCGATCACATCGCCCCGGACGGATCGTTGGCACCCGACCCGCCCCCGAGCGACTCCTGA
- the hisS gene encoding histidine--tRNA ligase has translation MAKSARLSGFPERLPAERVIEKSIIDVLEHTFALHGYSALNHRAVEPISQLAKDGEIDKEIFAVSRLHSEGTERNPLGLHFDLTVPLARFIADNANELSFPFKAARVQPVWRGERPQQGRYREFIQADIDVIAEAELPGHFEVEIPLAVADAFSRLAPLGVPGVKIVVNDRRLLEGFARGIGLTNIQAVLRCLDKYDKIGPAEVGKLLAAEADADEEQQRLCLELAAIESDSPDFADDVRALGVEHPLLDEGLQSLTTMLRAAHGRAPGVVVAQLKIARGLDYYTGAVYETQLIGHEELGSVASGGRYDSLVTVGKKSYPGVGMSIGVSRLMAFILDADSGIKATRGTPSVVVVAVTDEDKRSEADEVATALRARDIACEVSPSAAKFGKQIRYAERREIPFVWFTDGESGHEIKDIRSGEQTSADPATWVPVEADRLPRVYRD, from the coding sequence ATGGCGAAGTCAGCCCGACTGTCCGGATTCCCGGAACGACTTCCAGCAGAACGCGTGATTGAGAAGTCGATCATCGACGTCCTCGAACACACCTTCGCGCTGCATGGATACTCGGCACTCAACCACCGTGCAGTCGAGCCGATCAGCCAGCTCGCGAAGGACGGAGAGATCGACAAAGAGATCTTCGCCGTGAGCCGACTGCACTCTGAGGGCACCGAGCGCAATCCACTGGGTCTGCACTTCGACCTCACTGTGCCGCTGGCGCGGTTCATCGCCGACAACGCCAACGAACTGTCCTTCCCGTTCAAGGCTGCCCGGGTCCAGCCGGTGTGGCGCGGTGAACGCCCCCAGCAGGGCCGGTACCGCGAGTTCATCCAGGCCGATATCGACGTCATCGCCGAGGCGGAGCTGCCCGGACACTTCGAAGTTGAGATTCCGCTTGCTGTGGCCGATGCCTTCAGCCGGCTGGCACCGCTGGGCGTGCCCGGGGTCAAGATCGTGGTCAATGATCGCAGGCTCCTCGAGGGGTTCGCTCGTGGCATCGGACTGACGAACATCCAGGCCGTCCTGCGCTGCCTGGACAAATACGACAAGATCGGTCCCGCCGAGGTGGGCAAGCTGTTGGCCGCCGAAGCCGACGCCGACGAGGAACAGCAGCGACTGTGCCTCGAACTGGCTGCGATCGAGTCGGATTCGCCGGACTTCGCAGACGACGTGCGGGCGCTCGGAGTCGAGCACCCATTGCTCGACGAAGGCCTTCAATCCCTGACCACGATGCTTCGCGCAGCCCATGGCAGGGCACCTGGCGTCGTTGTGGCACAGCTGAAGATCGCGCGTGGACTCGACTACTACACGGGAGCCGTCTACGAGACGCAGCTGATCGGGCATGAAGAACTCGGATCGGTCGCCTCGGGCGGTCGCTACGACTCGCTCGTGACTGTGGGGAAGAAGAGCTATCCGGGTGTCGGGATGTCGATCGGCGTCTCGCGGCTCATGGCCTTCATCCTCGATGCTGACAGCGGCATCAAGGCCACGCGCGGAACACCTTCGGTCGTCGTCGTTGCCGTGACCGATGAGGACAAGCGCAGCGAAGCCGATGAGGTTGCCACCGCTCTGCGTGCCCGCGACATCGCCTGCGAGGTCTCACCGAGCGCTGCGAAGTTCGGCAAGCAGATCCGCTACGCCGAGCGCCGCGAGATTCCCTTCGTGTGGTTCACCGATGGTGAGAGTGGTCACGAAATCAAGGACATCCGCTCCGGCGAGCAGACCTCGGCGGACCCTGCGACCTGGGTGCCTGTCGAGGCCGATCGCCTGCCACGGGTGTATCGGGACTGA
- a CDS encoding MBL fold metallo-hydrolase, whose product MDVFVTRAEFLEVNCYAVRAEGHDDCIFVDSGFDCAPGLAEIVDEENLVPRAIFLTHGHPDHILGLTNVLARWNVPVYLGDTDRYRLDKPAETLSPQFAQMLQPLVKDWSAPEVKALIDAQTVEVAGLTVTAVAAPGHTEGSTLLRVQADGEEIIFTGDVVFAGAIGRVDLPGGDASAMAESLQAFATLPDVPIYPGHGPGSRVGHELATNPFF is encoded by the coding sequence ATGGATGTATTTGTGACCCGTGCCGAATTTCTCGAAGTCAACTGCTACGCCGTGCGTGCCGAAGGCCATGACGACTGCATTTTCGTCGACTCAGGATTCGACTGTGCACCTGGCCTTGCCGAAATCGTAGACGAGGAGAATCTGGTGCCTCGCGCGATCTTCCTCACCCATGGTCACCCCGACCACATCCTCGGACTGACCAACGTTCTGGCCCGCTGGAATGTGCCCGTCTACCTGGGAGACACCGACCGCTACCGCCTCGACAAGCCCGCCGAAACTCTCAGCCCGCAGTTCGCCCAGATGCTTCAACCGCTCGTCAAGGACTGGTCGGCACCCGAGGTCAAGGCTCTCATCGACGCACAGACCGTGGAGGTCGCAGGGCTCACCGTCACCGCTGTGGCCGCACCCGGGCACACGGAAGGTTCGACTCTCCTGCGAGTGCAAGCCGACGGTGAGGAGATCATCTTCACCGGCGATGTGGTCTTCGCCGGAGCGATCGGCCGGGTCGACCTCCCGGGGGGAGATGCCTCGGCGATGGCAGAATCGCTGCAGGCGTTCGCGACGTTGCCCGACGTTCCCATCTATCCTGGACACGGTCCAGGCTCCCGTGTCGGCCACGAACTGGCGACGAACCCGTTCTTCTAG
- a CDS encoding DUF349 domain-containing protein yields MSTPTPKPVPRPSSLPRPQAARTVTGTTVDHDAEVRRAIEHGRADQEGNVFVVTADGERAVGQYPDASPDEALEYFAKKYVELVENAALLRNRLSAGAPGREVVSAATTLQETLPEANVVGDLKGLSATLDTLISDAQATESKQAARAEAAKLEAAQEREEIVAEAESLAKRDPAKIQWKQSGARLRELFGQWKDMQRSGPRLPRAVDQELWGRFSQARNTFEHKRKEFFAELDKQNSEGKRIKEKLVVEAESLSDSTDFRNVSQKYKDLMSQWKKAPRASRKDDDALWARFRAAQDVFFAARDAENAAVDEEYKGNLEAKEEILARAQGLLPIGDIGVAKRELRVIQDEWEAAGKVPRADVSRMESGLRDVERALSDAEDAEWKRSNPETKARTSGALSQLDDSIAELEQKYEKAKSGGDEKTVADAQSALDARRAWRDQLAQTAAELG; encoded by the coding sequence ATGTCGACCCCGACCCCGAAGCCGGTCCCGCGCCCGTCCTCTCTGCCCCGTCCCCAGGCGGCCCGGACAGTGACCGGGACAACCGTTGATCATGATGCGGAAGTCCGACGCGCAATCGAGCATGGCCGCGCTGACCAAGAGGGCAATGTCTTCGTCGTCACCGCCGATGGCGAACGTGCGGTCGGGCAGTATCCCGATGCCAGTCCTGACGAAGCCTTGGAGTACTTCGCGAAGAAGTACGTCGAACTCGTGGAGAACGCGGCTCTTCTCCGCAATCGTCTGTCCGCTGGTGCACCAGGTCGCGAGGTGGTCTCGGCTGCGACGACTCTGCAGGAGACTCTGCCCGAGGCCAACGTCGTCGGTGATCTCAAGGGCCTGTCGGCCACCTTGGACACCCTGATCTCGGATGCACAGGCCACCGAGTCGAAGCAGGCTGCCCGTGCAGAGGCGGCCAAGCTCGAGGCCGCGCAGGAACGCGAAGAGATCGTCGCGGAGGCTGAGTCACTGGCCAAACGCGATCCCGCAAAGATCCAGTGGAAGCAGTCCGGGGCACGTCTGCGTGAGCTCTTCGGCCAGTGGAAGGACATGCAACGCAGCGGTCCCAGGTTGCCGCGTGCCGTGGACCAGGAGCTGTGGGGCCGTTTCTCGCAGGCTCGGAACACGTTCGAGCACAAGCGCAAGGAATTCTTCGCAGAGCTCGACAAGCAGAACTCCGAGGGCAAGCGAATCAAGGAGAAACTCGTTGTCGAGGCGGAGTCGCTGTCAGATTCGACCGACTTCCGCAATGTGTCTCAGAAGTACAAGGACCTCATGAGCCAGTGGAAGAAGGCTCCACGTGCCTCGCGCAAGGACGATGACGCTCTGTGGGCCCGCTTCCGTGCCGCTCAGGACGTCTTCTTCGCCGCTCGCGATGCAGAGAATGCTGCCGTCGACGAAGAGTACAAGGGCAACCTGGAGGCCAAGGAGGAAATCCTGGCCAGAGCGCAGGGTCTGCTGCCGATCGGCGATATCGGCGTGGCGAAGAGGGAACTGCGCGTCATTCAGGACGAATGGGAAGCCGCCGGCAAGGTACCTCGTGCGGATGTGTCTCGCATGGAGAGCGGACTGCGTGACGTCGAACGCGCACTCTCCGATGCAGAAGATGCCGAATGGAAGCGCAGCAACCCGGAGACCAAGGCCCGTACGTCCGGTGCGCTGAGCCAGCTCGACGATTCGATCGCCGAGTTGGAGCAGAAGTACGAGAAGGCGAAGTCCGGCGGCGACGAGAAGACCGTCGCCGACGCGCAGTCGGCACTAGACGCACGTCGGGCATGGCGCGATCAGTTGGCTCAGACAGCTGCCGAACTGGGCTGA